Proteins from a genomic interval of Panthera uncia isolate 11264 chromosome C1 unlocalized genomic scaffold, Puncia_PCG_1.0 HiC_scaffold_4, whole genome shotgun sequence:
- the DRAXIN gene encoding draxin produces the protein MAGPSTHVVPMLFLALLVLSELSLAGSLGPGTPARNLPENHIDLQGPALWMPQASHHRRRGLGKKERGPGMPGRAQDGAVVTTTRQASRLPGAGEPLPGQSPAGLLEDKGPLLGLALPYPEKENRSPGSERVKKRGREFKRRRERLKLHRGRALVRGPSSLMKKAEPSEDQAPDATMEESSTSLAPTILYLTTFEAAPATEESLILPVTSLWPQAQPRPDGEVMPTLDMALFDWTDYEDLKPEVWPSAKKKEKHWGKLSSDGNGTSPAEGEPCDHHQDCLPGSCCDLREHLCTPHNRGLNNKCFDDCMCMEGLRCYAKFHRNRRVTRRKGRCVEPETANGDQGSFINV, from the exons ATGGCCGGGCCCAGCACCCACGTTGTCCCCATGCTGTTCCTCGCCCTCCTGGTGCTCTCGGAGCTGAGCCTGGCAGGCTCCCTGGGACCTGGAACCCCGGCTCGGAACCTTCCTGAGAATCACATCGACCTCCAGGGCCCAGCACTGTGGATGCCTCAGGCCAGCCACCACCGCCGGCGGGGCCTGGGCAAGAAGGAGCGGGGCCCAGGCATGCCCGGCCGGGCTCAGGATGGGGCTGTGGTCACCACCACCAGGCAGGCCTCCAGGCTGCCAGGGGCAGGGGAGCCGCTGCCCGGGCAGAGTCCTGCAGGCCTACTGGAGGACAAGGGCCCGCTCCTAGGGCTGGCACTGCCCTACCCAGAGAAGGAGAACCGGTCTCCCGGGTCAGAGAGGGTCAAGAAACGTGGCAGGGAGTTCAAGAGACGCAGGGAAAGGTTGAAACTGCACAGAG GCCGAGCCTTGGTCCGAGGTCCTAGCTCCCTGATGAAGAAGGCAGAGCCGTCCGAAGACCAGGCACCGGATGCCACGATGGAGGAATCCTCCACCAGCCTGGCCCCCACCATCCTCTACCTAACCACCTTTGAGGCAGCACCTGCCACAGAAGAGTCCCTGATCCTGCCTGTCACATCCCTGTGGCCCCAG GCTCAGCCCAGGCCTGATGGGGAGGTGATGCCCACACTGGACATGGCCTTGTTCGACTGGACCGATTATGAAGACTTAAAACCTGAGGTCTGGCCCTCTGCAAAGAAGAAAG AGAAACACTGGGGTAAACTCTCCAGCGACGGTAACGGAACGTCACCGGCTGAGGGTGAGCCGTGCGACCATCATCAAGACTGCCTGCCAG GGAGCTGCTGTGACCTTCGGGAACATCTCTGCACGCCCCACAACCGTGGCCTCAACAACAAATGCTTTGATGATTGCATGTGTATGGAAG GGCTGCGCTGCTATGCCAAATTCCACCGGAACCGCAGGGTCACACGGAGGAAGGGGCGCTGCGTGGAGCCGGAGACGGCCAACGGCGACCAGGGATCCTTCATCAACGTCTAG